A region of Vigna radiata var. radiata cultivar VC1973A chromosome 10, Vradiata_ver6, whole genome shotgun sequence DNA encodes the following proteins:
- the LOC106776205 gene encoding phosphomevalonate kinase, peroxisomal → MAEVVTSAPGKVLITGGYLILERPNSGLVLSTNARFYAIIKPLHHEIKSDSWAWAWTDVRLTSPQLSREALYKLALKNLDIQTVSSSETRNPFVEYAVQYSVAAAYATFDQSKKEVLHKLLLQGLDITILGSNDFYSYRNEIERRGLPLTPETLASLPPFSSITFNADGADGANCKPEVAKTGLGSSAAMTTAVVAALLHYLDVVKLSSSKDYRERKDVADLDMVHKIAQTAHCIAQGKVGSGFDVSSAVYGSQRYVRFSPEVISSTQIADKTVPLPDVLNEIVRGKWDHDTIGFSLPPLMTLLLGEPGTGGSSTPSMVGAVKKWQKSDPQKSLDTWRKLSEANSALEMQLNLLSKLAKEQWNAYKSVIESCSILRSDKWIELSSEPNKEAVIKALLGAKDAMLRIRYHMRLMGESAGVPIEPESQTQLLDGTLNLEGVLLAGVPGAGGFDAVFAVCLGNSSCNVTKIWSSHNVLALLVKEDPCGVCLESADPRTYEITSAVSSINIE, encoded by the exons ATGGCCGA GGTTGTTACTTCAGCTCCCGGAAAAGTGTTAATCACCGGTGGTTACCTCATTTTGGAGCGACCCAACTCAGGACTTGTCCTCAGTACAAACGCTCGCTTTTACGCCATCATCAAACCCCTTCACCACGAAATCAAATCCGATTCCTGGGCATGG GCATGGACGGATGTCAGGTTAACCTCTCCTCAGCTTTCCAGAGAAGCTCTTTACAAACTTGCGCTAAAAAATCTTGACATCCAAACCGTTTCCTCAAG TGAAACGAGAAATCCTTTTGTGGAATACGCGGTGCAGTATTCCGTGGCTGCTGCTTATGCTACGTTTGACCAGAGTAAAAAGGAGGTGTTGCACAAACTGCTTTTACAAG GTCTTGACATTACAATTTTGGGTTCCAATGATTTTTATTCGTACAGGAATGAG ATTGAGAGACGTGGACTCCCTTTGACGCCAGAAACGTTGGCCTCACTTCCACCTTTTTCCTCCATCACTTTCAATGCTGATGGTGCTGATGGGGCAAATTGCAAGCCTGAAGTGGCTAAAACTGGTTTGGGCTCATCTGCAGCGATGACTACGGCTGTTGTTGCTGCCTTACTTCATTACCTGGATGTTGTGAAGCTTTCCTCTTCGAAGGATTACCGGGAAAGGAAAGATGTCGCAGATCTTGATATGGTGCATAAAATTGCTCAAACTGCACACTGTATTGCACAGGGGAAAGTAGGCAGTGGGTTTGATGTCAGTTCAGCTGTGTATGGCAGTCAGCGGTACGTGCGGTTTTCACCAGAAGTGATTTCGTCCACCCAG ATTGCAGATAAAACAGTGCCTTTACCAGATGTTCTCAATGAAATTGTTAGAGGAAAATGGGACCATGACACGATTGGGTTCTCTTTACCACCTTTGATGACTCTT TTACTAGGAGAACCTGGAACTGGTGGATCATCTACTCCATCAATGGTTGGGGCTGTCAAAAAATGGCAAAAGTCTGACCCTCAGAAATCCCTGGACACATGGAGAAAATTGTCAGAGGCAAATTCAGCATTGGAAATGCAATTAAACTTGTTAAGCAAATTAGCAAAGGAACAATGGAATGCATATAAATCTGTGATTGAAAGCTGCAGCATACTCAGATCAGACAAG TGGATAGAACTATCTTCTGAACCCAACAAAGAAGCAGTAATTAAAGCGCTGCTTGGTGCAAAAGATGCCATGCTGAGGATTAGATATCATATGCGCCTGATGGGTGAGTCTGCAGGCGTTCCG ATTGAACCAGAATCACAAACGCAACTTCTAGATGGTACATTGAACTTGGAAGGAGTACTGTTGGCTGGAGTGCCAGGGGCAGGAGGATTTGATGCAGTCTTTGCTGTTTGTTTGGGCAATTCTAGCTGCAATGTGACAAAAATATGGAGTTCACATAATGTTCTTGCCTTGTTGGTTAAAGAAGATCCTTGTGGCGTTTGTTTAGAAAGTGCGGACCCCCGAACCTATGAAATCACATCAGCTGTGTCTTCAATTAATATCGAATAA
- the LOC106775366 gene encoding putative RING-H2 finger protein ATL21A, translating into MKIPNPILTLLVLLNPPLVLANIETCSDSVCQGGEPVIRFPFRIEGKHAEPCGYPGFIVSCNHNAQTHLNLPNWGPLKIQTINYAAQQLWVNDPDNCLPKRLLSLNLSTSPFRAVYHQQFTFFNCSVNLPNLVRRYRPIGCLSDSSKYAVFATPSTTVVGHLSSVCDFVATVKVPVQSPFYDQVTSSELGEDLRLSWDSPACGRCESHGGRCGFKSDETFELDCYGFPSKGISRGARYAIAICIGVPAMLCSFGVLSCICSWLKMRNHEGPWAQETVADFEALSGSRPTLVLGLDKPTIESYPKIVIGENRRLPKKGEKMCSICLSEYMPKETVKSIPECGHCFHAQCIDEWLPLNASCPICRTSPRKFPQPRARSST; encoded by the exons ATGAAAATCCCGAATCCCATACTCACGCTCTTGGTCCTCTTGAACCCTCCCCTAGTACTGGCAAACATAGAAACATGTTCAGACAGCGTTTGCCAGGGTGGTGAGCCAGTAATCCGATTTCCCTTCCGCATAGAAGGAAAACACGCAGAACCATGCGGATACCCAGGCTTCATAGTCTCCTGCAATCACAACGCCCAAACACACCTCAACCTACCAAATTGGGGTCCACTCAAAATCCAAACTATAAACTACGCCGCGCAGCAACTGTGGGTCAACGATCCCGACAACTGCCTCCCCAAACGCCTCCTCTCTCTCAATCTCTCCACCTCTCCCTTCCGCGCCGTTTACCACCAGCAATTCACCTTCTTCAACTGCTCCGTCAATTTGCCCAACCTCGTTCGTCGATACCGTCCCATAGGTTGTCTCAGCGATTCTTCCAAGTACGCCGTTTTCGCCACGCCTTCTACGACTGTGGTTGGCCACTTGTCTTCCGTGTGTGATTTCGTGGCCACGGTGAAGGTGCCTGTGCAGTCACCGTTTTATGATCAAGTCACATCGTCGGAACTCGGCGAGGATCTGCGTCTCTCGTGGGATTCGCCGGCGTGCGGGAGGTGCGAGTCCCACGGTGGCAGGTGTGGCTTCAAGAGTGACGAGACTTTTGAGCTTGACTGTTATGGTTTCCCTTCGAAAG ggatttCCCGTGGTGCCCGTTACGCCATAGCGATATGCATAGGCGTACCAGCTATGTTATGTTCCTTTGGAGTATTGAGTTGCATCTGCAGCTGGCTCAAAATGAGGAACCATGAAGGACCTTGGGCTCAGGAAACTGTGGCAGATTTTGAGGCTCTATCGGGCTCAAGGCCCACATTAGTGTTGGGCCTGGACAAACCCACAATCGAATCATACCCGAAAATAGTTATAGGTGAGAACAGACGGTTACCGAAGAAGGGTGAGAAAATGTGCTCAATATGTCTCTCAGAGTACATGCCAAAAGAGACAGTGAAAAGCATACCTGAATGTGGACACTGCTTTCATGCACAATGCATCGATGAATGGCTTCCACTGAACGCCTCCTGCCCAATCTGCCGAACTTCTCCCCGAAAGTTTCCACAACCTCGTGCTCGATCATCAACATAA